Proteins from a single region of Verrucomicrobiota bacterium:
- a CDS encoding DUF4410 domain-containing protein: MKVIHPVGLLLIGVLLLVFGGCASVSVTSERSDQTRAPHRCPTVLYVKDFGFPSQASIRADRQGAQLVAFEQGIQTRMRTQTVRALGRYGLPVVPVTAPVELNKLRRRQPGWLIAGQFTRVNQGSRALRIALGFGAGGTKMETAVQVYDLAERRRERPLFSFSSSGGSNAEPGVITSVGPLAPTTVPAAVIAIAGKAGHGVSEDEKRTARVIAAKVSEELSSRGCLPPEHKPGKAKRPGDL; encoded by the coding sequence ATGAAAGTAATCCATCCTGTCGGCTTATTATTGATCGGTGTCCTCCTGCTGGTTTTTGGAGGCTGCGCTTCCGTCAGCGTCACGTCCGAGCGGTCTGACCAGACCCGGGCACCGCATCGCTGTCCTACCGTGCTTTACGTTAAAGACTTTGGTTTTCCATCGCAGGCTTCAATCCGGGCCGACCGGCAAGGCGCACAGTTGGTGGCGTTTGAGCAGGGGATCCAAACCAGGATGCGTACCCAAACGGTGCGCGCTCTGGGCCGGTACGGCCTGCCGGTTGTGCCCGTCACAGCTCCGGTCGAACTGAATAAGCTGCGCCGCCGCCAGCCGGGATGGTTGATCGCCGGGCAATTTACACGCGTCAACCAAGGCAGCCGCGCACTCCGGATCGCGCTCGGTTTCGGGGCCGGTGGCACCAAAATGGAAACCGCCGTCCAAGTGTATGATTTAGCAGAGCGCCGGCGGGAGAGGCCGTTGTTTTCCTTTTCTTCCTCGGGCGGCAGCAATGCCGAACCGGGTGTGATCACGTCCGTGGGCCCGCTGGCGCCCACGACCGTACCTGCCGCCGTGATCGCGATTGCGGGTAAAGCGGGGCACGGCGTTTCTGAGGACGAGAAGCGTACGGCGCGCGTCATCGCCGCGAAGGTATCTGAAGAGCTGTCGTCACGCGGTTGCCTGCCCCCGGAACACAAGCCCGGGAAAGCCAAGCGGCCAGGCGATCTATAA
- a CDS encoding APC family permease: MAILDALLGRHLASAEDKEERVGAAAGVAVFGLDGLGSAAYGPEAALTVLIPLGMAGLGFSLPILGLIVVLLAIVYFSYRQTIAAYPTGAGSYTVAKENLGEHAGLMAAVALMIDYALNTAVGISSGVNALISALPVLQPYALWICLLLLALLTYINLRGVRESARVFLPPTALFVLCLGAVVVNGVIKIVLAGGHPQAVSPPAPAPEPQEQVTWWLLLRAFAAGCTAMTGVEAVSNGIQAFKEPVIDTARRCLTLIVAILAFLLLGVAFILPFYHIVATDPGKPGYQSLLSLVTAAIWGRGPLYYVTIASILAVLSLSSNTSFADFPRLCQRLAHDGFLPYSFSLRGRRLVFTQGICVLAAVTAVLLMIFNGVTDRLIPLFAVGAFGTFTLSQAGMIRHGLKGEKRSPVSAFINGLGAFSTGAALVIIVIAKFTEGAWLVVIVLPCIYAVMLAIKKHSARIAREIERAPHVSLQPSEPPIAVVFVDSWDCVAQKALQAAYTLTPEVEVLHVEREDNVGELAKDWGQAARQSISEAKLPPPKLVLLKSPYRRVVSLILEHVWQLERDNPGRLIAVVVPELVDRWYVSFLNNQRAAILRTLLLFNGHPRVLIITVPWYLERPTRARRAIRRSVSWETFPARLDR; the protein is encoded by the coding sequence ATGGCCATTCTGGATGCTCTTTTGGGCCGTCACCTGGCCTCTGCTGAAGACAAAGAGGAACGAGTCGGTGCCGCTGCCGGGGTCGCTGTGTTCGGCCTGGACGGGCTGGGTTCGGCCGCCTACGGCCCGGAAGCTGCCCTGACCGTGCTGATCCCGCTCGGAATGGCGGGCCTCGGGTTCAGCCTGCCCATTCTCGGCCTCATCGTGGTGTTGCTGGCCATCGTGTATTTCAGTTACCGGCAGACGATCGCCGCTTACCCCACCGGGGCCGGTTCGTACACGGTAGCTAAAGAGAACCTGGGCGAACATGCCGGACTGATGGCCGCCGTCGCCTTGATGATTGACTATGCCTTGAACACGGCGGTGGGAATTTCGTCGGGAGTGAATGCGCTGATCTCCGCGCTGCCCGTCTTGCAACCGTATGCGCTGTGGATTTGCCTTTTGCTGCTGGCGCTGCTGACCTACATCAATCTGCGCGGGGTTCGTGAGTCGGCCCGGGTCTTTCTGCCGCCCACGGCACTTTTCGTTCTGTGTCTAGGGGCGGTGGTGGTAAACGGCGTGATCAAGATTGTTTTGGCCGGCGGCCACCCGCAGGCGGTGAGCCCGCCGGCGCCGGCACCCGAACCGCAAGAGCAGGTCACCTGGTGGTTGCTCCTGCGCGCGTTCGCGGCAGGATGCACAGCCATGACCGGGGTTGAAGCCGTCAGCAACGGCATTCAGGCCTTTAAGGAACCTGTCATCGACACCGCCCGACGTTGCCTGACCCTGATCGTGGCCATCCTGGCTTTCCTGCTGTTGGGGGTAGCTTTTATACTGCCCTTCTACCACATCGTCGCCACTGATCCGGGAAAACCGGGTTACCAGAGCCTACTCTCCCTCGTGACTGCGGCCATCTGGGGGCGAGGTCCTCTTTATTACGTGACGATCGCATCAATCCTCGCAGTCCTGAGCCTGTCGTCCAATACCTCTTTCGCCGATTTCCCACGCCTGTGCCAGCGGCTGGCCCACGACGGCTTTTTGCCTTATTCGTTTAGCCTAAGGGGCCGCCGGCTGGTGTTCACCCAGGGTATCTGCGTACTGGCTGCGGTGACTGCCGTTCTGCTGATGATTTTCAACGGGGTAACCGACCGGCTGATCCCATTATTTGCGGTTGGCGCATTTGGGACCTTTACCCTGTCGCAGGCCGGCATGATCCGACACGGGCTCAAGGGGGAGAAACGGTCGCCCGTGAGCGCATTCATCAATGGATTAGGCGCCTTCTCCACCGGGGCTGCGTTGGTGATTATCGTGATCGCGAAATTTACTGAAGGCGCGTGGCTGGTGGTCATTGTTCTACCTTGCATCTACGCGGTGATGCTGGCGATCAAGAAGCATTCCGCGAGGATCGCTCGGGAAATTGAGCGCGCCCCGCACGTCAGCTTACAGCCTTCGGAGCCACCGATTGCGGTGGTGTTTGTCGACAGCTGGGATTGCGTGGCGCAAAAGGCGCTGCAGGCAGCCTACACCTTAACGCCCGAGGTGGAGGTACTCCACGTCGAGCGGGAAGACAATGTGGGTGAATTAGCAAAGGACTGGGGTCAGGCGGCCCGGCAGTCGATCAGTGAAGCGAAGCTACCCCCGCCGAAACTCGTGCTGTTGAAATCACCTTACCGGCGCGTGGTCAGCCTTATTTTAGAACACGTCTGGCAACTCGAACGTGACAACCCGGGCCGCCTGATTGCGGTGGTCGTGCCGGAACTGGTTGATCGTTGGTACGTCAGTTTCCTGAACAACCAGCGCGCGGCCATCTTGAGGACGTTGCTTTTGTTCAACGGCCATCCGCGGGTATTGATAATCACCGTGCCGTGGTACCTGGAGCGTCCGACGCGGGCACGGCGCGCAATCCGCCGCTCTGTGTCCTGGGAAACCTTTCCGGCACGCCTCGATCGGTAG
- a CDS encoding ABC transporter permease, which translates to MNELPATTVPTSAGIGRHNRLRFPAFPRELALAVVTLGTVIGCSVLYPASFANFSNFAAIVRNLAFEGILAIGMMLMLIGGSFDLSVGAMASMIGVITGALMKDLNWPVPLAVLAGLLTAISGGLLNGFIVAKVRVNALITTLGTMGIFQGLALLIGGPGITYLPESFSRFGQSQFLGLQAPVWVLVALAIIAHYAMAHTRFFRQFYYIGSNPKAAHLSGINVERLQIVSFMVMGFLAGLAGILYASRIATATSTVGVGAELQAITAVILGGASLSGGRGTIWGAMIGVFFMGLMKNVLIIARFSSEWQGIVLGAVLVAAVALDSLMNRKRIG; encoded by the coding sequence ATGAACGAGTTACCTGCGACCACCGTCCCGACCTCAGCCGGGATCGGCAGGCACAACCGGCTGCGATTTCCGGCTTTTCCTCGGGAATTGGCCTTGGCCGTGGTCACGCTCGGCACCGTCATCGGCTGCTCTGTCCTCTACCCGGCCTCGTTCGCAAACTTCAGCAACTTTGCCGCCATCGTTCGGAACCTGGCCTTTGAGGGAATCCTTGCGATCGGGATGATGTTGATGTTGATCGGTGGGAGCTTCGACCTGTCCGTCGGCGCAATGGCCTCAATGATCGGCGTCATTACGGGCGCACTCATGAAAGACCTGAACTGGCCGGTGCCCTTGGCCGTTCTGGCGGGATTGTTGACGGCGATATCAGGCGGCCTGCTGAACGGCTTTATCGTCGCCAAAGTTCGCGTTAATGCGTTGATCACGACACTCGGGACCATGGGAATTTTCCAGGGGCTCGCCCTGTTGATCGGTGGCCCGGGAATTACCTACCTGCCGGAGTCGTTTTCACGTTTCGGGCAATCGCAATTCCTTGGGCTCCAGGCACCGGTCTGGGTGCTCGTTGCGCTCGCAATCATCGCCCATTACGCGATGGCGCATACGCGCTTCTTTCGACAGTTTTACTACATCGGCAGCAATCCGAAAGCTGCGCACCTGTCGGGAATTAACGTGGAAAGACTCCAGATCGTTTCGTTCATGGTCATGGGTTTCCTGGCTGGACTCGCCGGCATCCTCTACGCTTCCCGTATCGCCACGGCGACCTCGACCGTCGGTGTAGGCGCCGAGCTCCAGGCGATCACGGCCGTCATCCTCGGCGGCGCTAGCCTCTCCGGAGGTCGCGGAACGATCTGGGGCGCCATGATCGGCGTCTTCTTCATGGGCCTGATGAAGAATGTGCTTATCATCGCGCGTTTCTCGTCGGAGTGGCAGGGGATTGTGCTCGGCGCGGTGCTGGTTGCTGCGGTTGCCCTCGATTCGCTCATGAACCGGAAGCGCATCGGGTAG
- a CDS encoding substrate-binding domain-containing protein, with protein MNTRIESGVTRRDALRSVGALAGAAAVTGLTGPRKIAAAESTGQSGSNEEYVWLSANVNLPLFVAHDQPALRLVGQELGVKVTIAGPNSVDIRGLVEAVEQTTARKPAGMMVVGWDPSALIPAINSAIDAGVPVVCVDADVPKSKRYAFIGTDWFDLGVRQGEAMIKALNGKKGKVALLGLIEQTIDQQAFAGFRSAAEKAGLTCMDPQQDKGNQAEAARVAAAIIQANPDLIGMAGFDSESGPGFGQAIKEAGKAGQIVATCVDAEAQHLRLVKEGVLTAAVGQKRELFTYVGVKALYELRHSKLSFTKDDKAAGVVPIPINYNTGTYTVTKETVDLFLKT; from the coding sequence ATGAACACGAGAATTGAATCCGGCGTCACGAGACGTGACGCCCTCCGCTCCGTAGGAGCGCTGGCTGGAGCCGCCGCGGTTACCGGGTTGACCGGCCCCCGGAAAATCGCTGCCGCTGAGAGCACCGGACAATCCGGGAGCAACGAGGAATACGTGTGGCTGTCGGCAAATGTGAACCTGCCGTTGTTTGTGGCGCACGACCAACCCGCGCTGAGGCTCGTCGGCCAGGAACTTGGCGTTAAGGTCACGATCGCCGGACCGAACAGCGTGGATATCCGCGGGTTAGTCGAGGCGGTTGAACAGACCACGGCTCGCAAGCCTGCCGGCATGATGGTGGTGGGTTGGGACCCGAGTGCCCTGATCCCGGCTATTAACAGCGCGATTGACGCAGGAGTTCCCGTGGTTTGCGTCGATGCCGATGTGCCCAAGAGCAAACGATACGCGTTTATTGGTACCGACTGGTTTGACTTGGGCGTGCGTCAGGGGGAGGCGATGATCAAGGCCCTCAATGGTAAAAAGGGTAAGGTGGCGCTCCTGGGTTTGATCGAGCAGACCATAGACCAGCAGGCGTTTGCCGGCTTCAGGTCGGCAGCGGAAAAGGCCGGACTCACCTGCATGGATCCGCAACAGGATAAGGGGAATCAGGCCGAAGCGGCCCGTGTGGCTGCTGCGATCATCCAGGCCAACCCGGACCTGATCGGTATGGCCGGATTTGACTCCGAAAGTGGCCCGGGCTTCGGCCAGGCCATCAAGGAGGCAGGCAAAGCGGGCCAGATCGTTGCAACCTGCGTTGACGCCGAGGCGCAGCACCTGAGGCTCGTTAAAGAGGGCGTGTTAACGGCTGCCGTGGGACAGAAGCGGGAGTTGTTTACCTACGTCGGAGTAAAGGCGCTTTATGAGCTGCGGCATTCCAAATTAAGTTTTACCAAGGACGATAAGGCGGCCGGCGTTGTACCGATTCCGATTAATTATAATACGGGCACCTACACCGTTACCAAGGAAACCGTGGACCTGTTTCTGAAAACCTGA
- a CDS encoding ABC transporter substrate-binding protein — MKRIVILIVALFPGLLKAEDTAQSTAPKKPWRIALSNSFYGNIWRHQMVEAFRDAAEKAKAEGLISEYTIENGDNTVNQQNAQMSGIILRGVDAICINAASPTALNGVIGKACQAGIKVLAFDSIATADCAYKFDFDMVGIFGGMADYIAGTLLHGKGDVLLVRGVEGSAPDKIISDAQKDVLKKYPGIRIVGEIYGQASTSVAQSAVANILPSLPNVDAVIAQGGGDDIGIVQAFEQSGRKLPIVQGGGSSNFLKWWGEQYNKNQYQTVSANTAPGIGGAALWLAIDILNGKDVPKVIKMPGASVTVENLAQYAGMPPGQIVSPTYTQEWVDQNLVQKK; from the coding sequence ATGAAACGCATCGTCATTCTGATTGTAGCCCTCTTCCCCGGGCTGTTAAAGGCGGAAGATACCGCGCAAAGCACCGCTCCGAAAAAGCCGTGGCGGATAGCGCTGTCAAATTCGTTCTATGGAAACATCTGGCGCCATCAGATGGTGGAGGCCTTTCGCGACGCGGCTGAAAAGGCGAAAGCGGAAGGCTTGATCTCCGAATACACCATTGAGAATGGAGATAACACCGTTAACCAGCAAAACGCCCAGATGAGCGGGATCATCTTAAGGGGCGTCGACGCAATCTGTATCAACGCCGCATCCCCGACGGCGCTCAATGGGGTGATCGGGAAGGCTTGCCAGGCGGGTATCAAGGTGCTGGCGTTCGATTCGATCGCCACCGCCGACTGCGCTTACAAGTTCGACTTCGACATGGTCGGCATCTTCGGCGGGATGGCAGATTACATCGCGGGTACATTGCTTCATGGCAAAGGGGACGTCCTGCTCGTGCGCGGGGTTGAGGGATCCGCACCGGACAAGATCATCTCCGACGCGCAGAAGGACGTCCTGAAGAAGTATCCCGGTATTCGTATCGTTGGGGAGATTTACGGTCAGGCAAGCACTTCCGTTGCCCAATCGGCCGTCGCCAATATCCTGCCGAGCCTGCCGAATGTCGATGCAGTGATCGCTCAAGGCGGCGGCGATGATATTGGTATCGTTCAGGCCTTCGAACAGTCCGGGCGAAAGCTGCCTATCGTTCAAGGTGGCGGCAGCTCCAACTTCCTCAAATGGTGGGGCGAGCAATATAACAAAAACCAGTACCAGACCGTCTCGGCGAATACCGCGCCGGGAATCGGCGGTGCCGCGCTCTGGCTTGCCATTGACATTCTGAATGGTAAAGACGTTCCAAAGGTGATCAAGATGCCCGGTGCGAGCGTAACGGTTGAGAACCTCGCCCAGTATGCCGGCATGCCGCCCGGCCAGATCGTCAGCCCGACTTACACCCAGGAATGGGTGGATCAGAATCTGGTGCAGAAAAAATAG
- a CDS encoding beta-glucosidase, giving the protein MSNGPVEPFVWGAATASYQIEGAAAEGGRAPSIWDAFARTPNKVERSETGDVACDHYHRFKEDVALMRDLRIQAYRFSISWSRVLPEGRGRQNAAGFDFYDRLVDELLAAGITPFATLFHWDLPQALQERGGFTSRDVAGWFSDYAVQTADRLGDRIRNWILLNEPSVYACLGHALGIHAPGVTDLRAFLAVTHHLNLAQGLALQGLRSTDSAWRLGTTMTIQRALPADASKASATMAERHNDLWNGCFLEPLFLGTYPDRVRAEFEPFIRPGDLQSIRQPVDFLGVNHYCRMYLRARPDAVLGYEHVSPPAHVPKTSFDWEINPQEFRDILLWLHDAYPCPPIYITENGAYFEDTSSEDGKVHDNRRIEFLDSYIHAMLEALSRGVDIRGYFVWSLMDNFEWACGYRPTFGIIKVDFATQRRIPKDSYYWYRDFIQRHRDVARSGGGGD; this is encoded by the coding sequence ATGTCCAATGGTCCTGTTGAACCGTTCGTGTGGGGGGCCGCCACGGCCAGTTACCAGATCGAAGGCGCGGCAGCCGAGGGGGGACGTGCACCGTCCATCTGGGATGCCTTTGCCCGCACCCCGAACAAAGTTGAGCGCTCGGAGACGGGCGATGTGGCTTGCGACCATTATCACCGTTTTAAAGAGGACGTCGCCTTGATGCGTGATCTGCGGATCCAAGCCTACCGTTTTTCGATTTCCTGGTCACGGGTGCTGCCCGAAGGGCGCGGCCGGCAGAATGCCGCCGGCTTTGACTTTTATGACCGTCTCGTCGATGAGCTCCTCGCCGCAGGCATCACACCCTTTGCGACGCTCTTCCATTGGGACCTGCCCCAGGCACTGCAGGAACGGGGTGGTTTTACCAGCCGCGACGTGGCCGGATGGTTCAGCGATTATGCCGTGCAAACGGCCGATCGCCTGGGTGACCGCATCAGAAACTGGATTCTGCTCAACGAACCCTCCGTTTATGCCTGCCTCGGGCACGCCCTCGGTATCCACGCGCCGGGCGTAACCGATTTGCGGGCCTTTCTGGCGGTGACGCACCATCTCAACCTGGCGCAAGGGCTCGCTCTGCAAGGGCTGCGATCCACGGATTCCGCATGGCGGCTAGGGACCACGATGACGATCCAGCGCGCCCTGCCCGCAGACGCTTCAAAGGCTTCCGCGACGATGGCTGAGCGGCATAATGATCTCTGGAACGGCTGCTTTCTCGAACCGCTGTTCCTGGGGACCTACCCGGATCGCGTCCGCGCGGAATTTGAGCCATTTATCCGTCCAGGGGACCTGCAATCGATTCGACAACCGGTCGACTTCCTGGGTGTTAACCACTACTGTCGCATGTATCTCCGGGCTAGACCGGACGCCGTCCTGGGCTATGAGCACGTCTCGCCGCCGGCGCACGTGCCCAAAACCAGCTTTGACTGGGAAATCAACCCTCAGGAGTTTCGGGATATTCTCCTTTGGCTCCACGACGCCTATCCCTGTCCGCCGATCTACATCACTGAAAATGGCGCTTACTTTGAAGACACGTCGTCCGAAGACGGCAAAGTTCATGATAACCGGCGCATTGAATTCCTCGACAGCTACATTCATGCGATGCTGGAAGCCCTCAGCCGGGGAGTGGATATCCGGGGTTACTTTGTCTGGTCGCTGATGGATAATTTCGAGTGGGCTTGCGGCTACCGGCCCACCTTCGGCATCATCAAGGTGGACTTCGCCACCCAGCGCCGGATCCCCAAGGATTCTTACTATTGGTACCGGGATTTCATCCAGCGGCACCGGGACGTGGCTCGCTCCGGCGGCGGTGGCGATTGA
- a CDS encoding fumarylacetoacetate hydrolase family protein, with translation MRLYTFEINDEPRAGAELPRQGRLLDLHAADPALPSRLLELIRAGKPAWKHVADLLNVTSAPAYAFEEVKLLAPIARPGKILCSGINYRSHQEENPNATFPEEPFFFAKMPSAVIGPGAPIRHPKRTRELDYEIEFAVVIGRRMTGAPAGAVMDCVFGYTILHDVSARDVQFKDNQITLAKNFDSFCPLGPCIVTADELPHPENVRLRTYLNGELMQDGSTSDWVFSLPELLSFLSHTMTLEPGDVISTGTPAGVGVFRKPQRFLRPGDVVRLEAEGVGVLENPVIAA, from the coding sequence ATGCGACTCTACACTTTCGAGATCAACGATGAACCCCGGGCAGGAGCGGAACTGCCCCGACAGGGGCGTCTCCTCGACCTTCATGCCGCGGACCCTGCCTTGCCTTCGCGGTTGCTGGAGTTAATCCGAGCCGGTAAACCGGCGTGGAAACACGTTGCGGACCTGCTCAACGTCACTTCCGCTCCAGCGTACGCGTTCGAGGAAGTCAAACTGCTCGCCCCGATTGCCCGGCCCGGAAAAATTCTTTGTTCGGGAATCAATTACCGGTCGCACCAGGAAGAAAACCCGAACGCGACCTTTCCGGAAGAGCCGTTTTTCTTTGCCAAAATGCCGTCCGCCGTGATCGGACCGGGCGCACCCATCCGGCATCCGAAGCGGACCAGGGAGCTGGACTACGAAATCGAGTTCGCCGTCGTGATCGGCCGGCGTATGACCGGTGCGCCGGCCGGCGCGGTGATGGACTGCGTTTTCGGTTACACCATTCTGCACGACGTGTCAGCGCGTGACGTGCAGTTCAAGGACAACCAGATCACGCTGGCGAAAAACTTTGATTCGTTCTGTCCTCTCGGGCCTTGCATCGTCACTGCGGACGAGCTCCCGCACCCTGAAAACGTACGGCTCCGAACCTATCTGAACGGGGAACTCATGCAGGACGGGTCGACCTCCGACTGGGTCTTCAGCCTGCCGGAGTTATTAAGCTTTCTGTCTCACACGATGACCCTCGAACCCGGCGACGTAATCAGTACCGGGACGCCGGCGGGGGTCGGTGTTTTCCGGAAACCGCAGCGGTTCCTGAGGCCGGGAGATGTTGTTCGACTAGAGGCAGAAGGGGTCGGTGTGCTCGAGAACCCTGTCATTGCCGCCTGA
- a CDS encoding LrgB family protein — protein sequence MAGDSSWAVWQQIIATPIFSIGLTLGSYEFGRRLQRLCRGNPIVNPVLIAILLIGGFLHLTGTSYEVYFGGAQFIHFMLGPATVALAIPIIHNLERLRGMRVAVLVGIMIGSLVSAVSGIELVELFGGSRAVAVSMAPKAATTPIAIGVSQSVGGIPSLSAVLAIASGILAAVSLEFLLDLVKVKDWRPLGLAAGTAGSGIGAARAISLHETAGAFAGLAVALNGLTTALLVPILVHFWPK from the coding sequence ATGGCGGGGGATAGTTCCTGGGCCGTTTGGCAGCAGATCATCGCCACCCCGATTTTCTCGATCGGCTTGACTTTGGGCAGCTATGAGTTTGGCCGCCGGCTGCAGCGGCTCTGCCGAGGAAACCCGATCGTCAACCCGGTGCTGATTGCTATCCTGCTCATCGGCGGATTTCTCCACCTGACCGGGACCTCTTATGAAGTTTATTTCGGCGGTGCACAGTTCATTCACTTTATGCTCGGGCCCGCAACGGTGGCGCTGGCGATCCCTATCATTCACAACCTCGAGCGATTGAGAGGCATGCGGGTTGCCGTGCTGGTAGGCATCATGATCGGCTCACTCGTGTCCGCAGTCTCGGGCATTGAACTGGTCGAACTCTTCGGGGGCAGCCGGGCGGTAGCGGTCTCGATGGCTCCCAAGGCGGCGACGACCCCGATTGCCATCGGCGTGTCGCAGAGCGTTGGCGGTATCCCGTCGTTGAGCGCAGTTCTGGCCATTGCGAGTGGGATTCTGGCGGCGGTTTCCTTGGAGTTCCTTTTAGACTTGGTTAAAGTTAAAGATTGGCGGCCCCTGGGATTGGCGGCCGGAACGGCCGGCAGCGGTATCGGTGCTGCGCGCGCTATCTCCCTCCATGAAACCGCCGGTGCCTTTGCAGGCCTGGCAGTTGCCTTGAACGGGTTAACGACGGCCTTGCTTGTGCCTATCCTGGTACATTTCTGGCCAAAATAG
- a CDS encoding sugar ABC transporter ATP-binding protein, with amino-acid sequence MNPSLPAEPSPGRPLLAMRGVRKSFDGNEVLKGVDFDLRPGEVHALVGENGAGKSTLMNVLAGVHQPNAGTIEFDGRTGIVIPDEKSAQQLGISIVFQERSLFGHLSVAENIFAARQPNVLGHILRKELQTDARRSLERIKLDVDPGTPVEDLSPAQQQMVEVAKALSLEAKVIIFDEPTSSLTGKETQALFGVIRQLRSQGVGVIYISHRLEEIFQIADRVTVLKDGKWQGTTSVAETDTGDLVRRMVGRDLELRHNDAVAAHNPILLEVRGLSDLPSHSKALLKDVSFNARAGEIVGFAGLAGAGRTELALSIFGIRPRGGGEIYVSGRRVTVRSPAEAIAAGIGYAYEDRKEGGLFLDMSVAHNIAAAKLKRFGTWWLSEGRQSAVAAELQESLRIACRNTSQSVQSLSGGNQQKVVLAKWLLANPKVLIVDEPTRGVDVGAKAEVHNLLYRLSRGGAAVIVISSDLPEILAVSDRIYIMREGRITGELNRTEATEENVMRLASLTLPTPV; translated from the coding sequence ATGAATCCTTCTCTTCCGGCAGAGCCTTCACCCGGGCGCCCGCTTCTGGCGATGCGGGGAGTCCGCAAAAGTTTTGATGGTAACGAGGTGCTCAAAGGCGTCGACTTCGACCTTCGGCCCGGCGAGGTACATGCCCTGGTCGGTGAGAACGGAGCTGGGAAAAGCACCCTCATGAATGTCCTGGCCGGCGTACACCAACCGAACGCCGGCACGATCGAATTCGACGGACGCACCGGCATCGTCATTCCCGATGAAAAGTCAGCGCAGCAACTCGGGATCAGCATCGTGTTCCAGGAGCGCAGCCTGTTTGGCCATCTGAGCGTCGCGGAGAACATCTTCGCCGCGCGGCAGCCCAATGTCCTCGGGCATATTCTTCGAAAGGAACTGCAGACCGACGCCAGGCGCAGTCTGGAGCGAATCAAACTCGACGTGGATCCGGGTACGCCGGTCGAAGATCTTTCACCCGCCCAACAGCAGATGGTCGAAGTCGCCAAGGCGTTGTCGCTTGAAGCCAAGGTGATCATCTTCGACGAACCTACCTCATCCCTGACCGGCAAGGAAACCCAGGCGCTCTTCGGGGTTATTCGACAGTTGCGGTCTCAGGGCGTGGGCGTAATCTACATCTCTCACCGGTTGGAAGAAATTTTTCAGATTGCCGATCGGGTCACCGTGCTTAAAGATGGTAAATGGCAGGGTACCACCAGCGTGGCGGAAACGGATACCGGCGACCTCGTCCGGCGTATGGTTGGCAGGGATCTGGAGCTACGGCACAACGATGCCGTCGCTGCACACAATCCGATCTTACTGGAAGTACGCGGCCTTTCCGACCTTCCCAGCCATTCCAAAGCGCTCCTGAAAGACGTTTCGTTCAACGCCCGAGCAGGTGAAATTGTTGGTTTTGCCGGTCTGGCAGGTGCAGGCAGAACCGAACTGGCACTTTCTATCTTCGGGATCCGGCCACGCGGAGGGGGTGAGATTTACGTGAGTGGGCGCCGGGTAACCGTTCGCTCCCCGGCCGAAGCGATCGCGGCCGGGATCGGTTACGCGTATGAAGATCGAAAAGAAGGGGGACTCTTTCTGGATATGAGTGTCGCCCATAATATCGCGGCGGCAAAATTGAAGAGGTTTGGCACCTGGTGGTTAAGTGAAGGCAGGCAATCCGCGGTCGCCGCAGAATTGCAGGAATCCCTTCGCATCGCCTGCAGGAATACCAGCCAGTCGGTACAAAGCCTTAGCGGCGGTAATCAACAGAAGGTGGTCCTGGCCAAGTGGCTGCTCGCAAACCCCAAGGTCTTGATTGTAGACGAACCTACGCGAGGCGTGGACGTGGGCGCCAAAGCGGAAGTGCATAACCTGCTCTACCGGTTGTCACGCGGAGGCGCCGCCGTGATCGTGATCTCGTCCGATCTGCCCGAAATCCTGGCCGTTTCCGATCGCATCTATATAATGCGCGAAGGGCGGATTACCGGGGAATTGAACCGGACCGAAGCAACCGAAGAGAACGTGATGCGGCTGGCTTCACTGACCTTGCCAACTCCCGTATGA
- a CDS encoding CidA/LrgA family protein, producing MSVALLLLFACQLAGEILHRVFWVPMPGPVTGMVLLTLILIRRPSAIPESLAASARILLQNLGLFFVPAGVGVVANIGLIRQQWMPICVALIGSTCLSLLATACTVNFMRSRLQRRANPQEASAEK from the coding sequence ATGTCGGTGGCTCTTCTTCTGCTTTTTGCTTGTCAACTCGCCGGGGAAATTCTTCACCGGGTATTTTGGGTGCCCATGCCGGGACCGGTCACGGGCATGGTTCTGCTGACTTTGATTCTGATCCGACGGCCGTCAGCCATTCCTGAAAGTCTGGCCGCGTCCGCGCGTATTCTGCTGCAGAATCTCGGGCTGTTCTTTGTGCCTGCCGGCGTTGGCGTGGTCGCAAACATCGGGTTGATTCGCCAGCAGTGGATGCCGATTTGCGTGGCGTTGATCGGCTCGACCTGCTTGTCCCTCCTGGCAACGGCCTGCACGGTAAACTTTATGCGATCACGGCTCCAGCGCCGGGCGAATCCGCAGGAGGCATCGGCCGAGAAATGA